The window TAAAGTTCCATGTGGAAGTAGATACGCGGGAACAGGATCTTCTCGCGATGCTGCCGGGATATAACTGCGGCGGCTGCGGCTATCCGGGCTGCGCCGGTATGGCGGCTGCGCTTGCAGACGGTACGGGCGACATCGAAAAGTGCAAGCCTTCGAAGCCTGAAAAGAAGGCTGAAATCAAGCAGTGGCTCAAGGATCATCCGAAGCAGGCGTAATCTGCCGGTGATCTGAAAAAGGAAACAGGGTCGGGTTCTTCGGAATCCGGCCTTTTTCTGTCTATGGAATCGTGGAGGCATTGTGTTTATGAAGATGGATATTGTAAGAAAGGTGTTTGGTGTCGTTGCTTTGTCGCTGGCTCTTCTTCTGACGCTGCATCAGGCGGTTGGAATGCTGGCGGAAAAGAAGATGGAACTTGTGACTACCTTTGTGGCGGCGCGGGATATTCCACCCCGCACCAAAATTGAGGAGGCGGATCTTCTGGAGATGCAGGTGCCGCAGGCCTACCTGATGGAATATGCATGTACACAGAAGGAGGAAATCATCGGCCGCTATACGGAGATTGCGGGGATGATACCGGCCGGATCGCCATTCTACAGGACGATGCTCTTTGAGGAAAGTGAGCTTCCGGATTATCCGGCAACACTGCTGCGGGAGGGGCAGTCTGCCTATTCGCTGGCGGTAGATCTGACCAGGGCGGGCGGAAGTCCGGCTGCGGGAATGTATGTGGATGTGTTTGGTACGGTGACAGGAAGGGACGGGACCATGGTGAGCGGTGCGCTACTTGAACATGTGCGCATTTTGAGTGTGAAGGATGCGCAGGGTCTTTCCATTGCGGATCCTAACAGCAGCGGTCTGCCCTATGTGGTGCTGCTGGCGGTTAAGTCAAGGGATGTCGCGATGCTGACACAGATTGAAAAGGCTGGTGAGCTGCGGCTGTTTGCTTCGTCGGAAAGCTATGGGAGTGGGCAGGAGGCAGTCAAGGCTGCGGATTCGCCATTGGTGGAATGGTATGAGGCATTGGATGTAGAATAAGTCCGTGCTGAAAAAGATATTGCGTTATCTGCGTTACATTGTGATTGCGGTATTGGCTGTTTTTTGTGTTTTTGCGCTGGTGATGGTTGATCGTGGTCGGAAGCTGGCTTCCAGCGTGATGGAAGAGACGCCGATCAGTGCGGCGGTGGAACCGTATTTTTCCATGTCTACGTGGACGGACTATGAGGATCTGGATCCGAAGTTTGTTGAAGCCGTCGTTTCGGTGGAGGATCAGCGGTATTTTAAGCGCTACGGCTTTGACTGGCCGGCGTTGATCCGGGCCGTATTCAACAATATGATGGCACGTTCCTTTGTGGAGGGCGGAAGTACGATTTCGCAGCAGATTGCGAAAAATCTGTATTTTCAGTCGGCTCCGCGCGGGGTGACAGAGAAAATTGCAGAAGTTTATATCATGTACCGGCTGGAGGCGACGTATTCGAAGCAGACGCTGTTCGCTCTCTATGTGAATATGAACTATTACGGCGATGGCTATTGGGGGATCCGGGAGGCAAGTGAAGGCTATTATGGCGTGGAACCGGATGATCTGACGCTGGGGCAGGCGGCGATGCTTGCGGGAATTCCCAATGCGCCGGGATACTATCAGCTTTCGACGGGCTATGATGCGGCGCTGCGGCGGATGCATAAAGTGCTGAACCGTATGCGGCAGGAAAGCTATATCACCGATGATGAGCGCCAGGGGGTGATGGAGGAAGACATGCGTCCGCTGTCGGTGAAGCAGAGTGATACTTCTGCGGAAACATTGGAGCCAACAGACGGCCTGACGTTGGATACAAATTTTGATTTATCATTATTCATAAAACAAAAGAAAACCACATTATTATGCGGTTTTCTTTTTTGACTTACAGGGCGGCTAAATGCTTCATCGTTCGATTGACGTTCGATGACGTTTGTTGCTGTTTAAGGCTTCGTTATCGCATTATCTGGCATTCTGCTGGCATTGATAAATGCGTTTCAATGGCGTTCACATGCAGATTATTGCATCCAAAAGATGTAACTTTGATGTAACTTTACGACATCTTCCGGATGTCAACAGCATGACGCTTCTCGTCTTCTGTGGATCTGTCATAGCTGATGGTCATGTTGTACGACGTATGACCGAGAATGTCCTGCTGTACTCTGGGTGATACGTCAGCTTCACGAAGACTGTGCACCATCGTGTGCCGCAGCATGTAGAGATGGAAGTCAATACCGCACTTCTTGGCTGTGCGTCTGACATAATTCGACAGGAAGTCGATCTCGAATGGTAAGCCATCGTAGTCATAGAGCGGATGCTTCTTTGGAAGATCCACCATCATTTGACGCAAGATCGGGTCCAGTGCATCGCTGATCGGAACCATCCGCACCGATGCAGCTGTCTTCGTGGTGACGATCTGTCGGCGGGCTGTCGCTGTCGATCCAACAGCCTTTGTAACGCTGATCGTGTGCTGATCGAGATCAATGTCACTCCATTCCAAGGCCATCGCTTCTGCTGGGCGCATTCCGGTATGATAGAGGATCATCAGAATGTAATAGATGCGCTTACGTCTGAACTTGCCTGCCTCATCCTGCACATACTTGTCAGATAACAGAAGGAAGTTGATGTACTTTTGAAAGTCTTCCGCAGAGATCAGCACAGGCTTCTTCTTCGCAGCGGGGTGCTTGTCACGTGGCATCTGCACAACGGCAGTCAGATCTGGAACCATGACACCATCCATCACAGCGGCCTTGTAGATTTGTCGCCAGACGGCAATCACACGTTCTGTGGCGTCAGCGCTGTACTTGTTTATACTCTCATTCAAAGACTGTTGGATGTCGGCAGCTTTGACCGCAGATATTTCCTTGTTACCATACGGCTTGATCGAGTGTTCATACGCAAGCCGATGGCGCTTCCAAGTCGGAATGGTGATAT of the Galactobacillus timonensis genome contains:
- a CDS encoding (Fe-S)-binding protein, which codes for MLKAALMMLVLGGVCGLILGFASVKFHVEVDTREQDLLAMLPGYNCGGCGYPGCAGMAAALADGTGDIEKCKPSKPEKKAEIKQWLKDHPKQA
- a CDS encoding biosynthetic peptidoglycan transglycosylase, translated to MLKKILRYLRYIVIAVLAVFCVFALVMVDRGRKLASSVMEETPISAAVEPYFSMSTWTDYEDLDPKFVEAVVSVEDQRYFKRYGFDWPALIRAVFNNMMARSFVEGGSTISQQIAKNLYFQSAPRGVTEKIAEVYIMYRLEATYSKQTLFALYVNMNYYGDGYWGIREASEGYYGVEPDDLTLGQAAMLAGIPNAPGYYQLSTGYDAALRRMHKVLNRMRQESYITDDERQGVMEEDMRPLSVKQSDTSAETLEPTDGLTLDTNFDLSLFIKQKKTTLLCGFLF
- the cpaB gene encoding Flp pilus assembly protein CpaB, which produces MKMDIVRKVFGVVALSLALLLTLHQAVGMLAEKKMELVTTFVAARDIPPRTKIEEADLLEMQVPQAYLMEYACTQKEEIIGRYTEIAGMIPAGSPFYRTMLFEESELPDYPATLLREGQSAYSLAVDLTRAGGSPAAGMYVDVFGTVTGRDGTMVSGALLEHVRILSVKDAQGLSIADPNSSGLPYVVLLAVKSRDVAMLTQIEKAGELRLFASSESYGSGQEAVKAADSPLVEWYEALDVE
- a CDS encoding tyrosine-type recombinase/integrase; the encoded protein is MKKERYIREIRKGSSRYLQVQIKYKDGEAVKYWTKLINLADYTTPSEALKAAIVVRDKAVADLRIGRLVKHTPTVAELFERTKTLFNITIPTWKRHRLAYEHSIKPYGNKEISAVKAADIQQSLNESINKYSADATERVIAVWRQIYKAAVMDGVMVPDLTAVVQMPRDKHPAAKKKPVLISAEDFQKYINFLLLSDKYVQDEAGKFRRKRIYYILMILYHTGMRPAEAMALEWSDIDLDQHTISVTKAVGSTATARRQIVTTKTAASVRMVPISDALDPILRQMMVDLPKKHPLYDYDGLPFEIDFLSNYVRRTAKKCGIDFHLYMLRHTMVHSLREADVSPRVQQDILGHTSYNMTISYDRSTEDEKRHAVDIRKMS